One Spinacia oleracea cultivar Varoflay chromosome 4, BTI_SOV_V1, whole genome shotgun sequence DNA segment encodes these proteins:
- the LOC110805926 gene encoding uncharacterized protein has product MRLSTTSKEWEKDLQGNIQTTLPAQRYFPTTLKGLALIWFNKHVPKGSIKSYSELEKVFISQFAAGRRHQKTSVNLMAVRQGETETLRNYIKRFNEEVLKIHNLKDETKFAALLAGLQPDDFKFELVKSGVSNLEEAMEKAQMHIQATDICKINWGGESGTRQKQKPRPNGSHDQTQPSLKKSVVVDDHGEDPRYNRNRREIYLDLKGKDILPKPPAIRTPEAKRDKSLRCEFHHECGHTTKNCRELKKTLDHLADKGKLNNYLRKNPPKPTAKWKDLASEVKQHGR; this is encoded by the exons ATGAGGCTATCCACAACCTCCAAGGAATGGGAGAAGGACCTTCAAGGAAACATCCAAACCACCCTACCAGCTCAAAG GTACTTTCCAACCACCTTGAAGGGTCTTGCCCTTATATGGTTCAACAAGCACGTACCAAAGGGAAGCATCAAGAGCTACAGTGAGCTTGAAAAGGTTTTCATCAGTCAATTCGCGGCGGGTCGGAGGCACCAAAAGACAAGTGTCAACTTAATGGCAGTCAGACAGGGAGAGACGGAGACCCTTCGCAATTATATTAAGAGATTCAATGAAGAAGTCCTAAAGATACACAATCTCAAGGACGAAACCAAGTTCGCAGCCCTCTTGGCAGGTCTTCAGCCAGATGACTTCAAGTTTGAATTGGTCAAGTCCGGGGTGTCCAACCTCGAGGAAGCAATGGAGAAGGCCCAAATGCACATTCAAGCCACAGATATTTGTAAGATCAATTGGGGTGGTGAGAGTGGAACAAGgcaaaaacaaaagccaagaccAAACGGCAGCCACGACCAAACTCAGCCCTCCCTCAAAAAGTCGGTTGTGGTTGATGACCATGGTGAGGATCCGAGGTACAACCGCAATAGGCGGGAGATTTACCTTGATCTCAAAGGAAAAGACATCCTCCCTAAGCCACCTGCAATCCGTACGCCCGAAGCAAAGCGAGACAAGTCACTTCGGTGTGAGTTTCACCACGAGTGCGGGCACACCACAAAGAACTGTAGGGAGCTGAAAAAGACACTGGATCACTTGGCTGACAAGGGCAAGCTGAATAATTACTTAAGGAAGAATCCCCCAAAACCAACAGCCAAATGGAAGGATCTGGCAAGCGAGGTTAAGCAACATGGGCGATGA